Proteins encoded together in one Variovorax paradoxus window:
- a CDS encoding relaxase/mobilization nuclease domain-containing protein, whose amino-acid sequence MPEQTVRLGRNSHGATGAPRDMTLDIVSYGRRGPGGQLRFGADQIAQIQRTVGRTPEVMVKVSGGGRDVGGVEAHLRYIGRHGKLPIETDEGLTPHGRGAAKEITADWQLELCRSQYKPKPAQGQKDTRAKLVHNLVLSMPAGTPPDKVLAAARVFARENFAFQYRYAMVLHTDQPHPHVHLVVKCEHEFEPGKRLYIRKETLRQWREQFASLMREQGVAANATPRQVRGQIRKPYKDAIHHRLRALRAFAQLPIVQREERRAPKPSTAMRTKLGKVLQNLKAGRVASDAGQAKMLDTRQEVLADWHATAEKLRRQGDAELAAQVDRFTAGMPQVQTDNQRLGERWRDAEKNRMLERADAKFFESKVR is encoded by the coding sequence ATGCCTGAACAGACGGTGCGCTTGGGCCGAAACAGCCACGGCGCCACCGGTGCGCCGCGCGACATGACGCTGGACATCGTGAGCTACGGCCGGCGGGGACCGGGCGGCCAGCTGCGCTTCGGCGCCGATCAGATCGCGCAGATCCAACGCACGGTGGGGCGTACGCCCGAGGTGATGGTGAAGGTCTCCGGCGGCGGACGGGACGTCGGCGGCGTCGAAGCCCATCTGCGCTACATCGGCCGCCACGGCAAGCTGCCGATCGAAACCGATGAGGGGCTGACGCCGCACGGCCGGGGTGCAGCGAAGGAGATCACGGCCGACTGGCAGCTGGAACTTTGCAGAAGCCAGTACAAGCCGAAACCCGCTCAGGGGCAGAAAGACACGCGCGCGAAGCTCGTTCACAACCTCGTGCTGTCCATGCCCGCCGGCACGCCGCCGGACAAGGTCCTGGCCGCGGCGCGTGTCTTTGCGCGCGAGAACTTCGCGTTCCAATATCGCTACGCCATGGTGCTGCACACCGACCAGCCGCACCCGCATGTGCATCTGGTGGTCAAGTGCGAGCACGAGTTCGAGCCCGGCAAGCGCCTGTACATCCGCAAGGAGACGCTGCGGCAATGGCGCGAGCAATTCGCTTCGCTGATGCGGGAGCAGGGCGTGGCGGCCAACGCCACGCCGCGTCAGGTGCGGGGACAGATCCGCAAGCCATACAAGGATGCGATCCATCATCGGCTGCGAGCACTCCGGGCCTTCGCACAGTTGCCCATCGTCCAGCGCGAAGAGCGTCGGGCGCCGAAGCCTTCGACGGCGATGCGCACGAAGTTGGGAAAGGTGCTGCAGAACCTCAAGGCCGGCCGGGTCGCTTCGGATGCAGGTCAGGCAAAGATGCTGGATACGCGGCAAGAGGTGTTGGCGGATTGGCATGCAACGGCCGAGAAGCTGAGGCGACAAGGCGACGCTGAGCTGGCTGCGCAGGTGGATCGCTTTACTGCGGGCATGCCGCAAGTGCAGACCGACAATCAGCGGTTGGGGGAACGCTGGAGAGACGCAGAAAAAAATCGGATGCTGGAGCGCGCGGATGCCAAGTTCTTCGAGTCGAAAGTTCGATGA
- a CDS encoding type IV secretory system conjugative DNA transfer family protein has translation MTLAPGSDGLPSPFRIAVALLVAALVGMYVAGQAFLIAMNLPHQRATLLTLHEYWQAHGERPEVRRVLIASLAGSQGLMLGLVGFAMLPRRRPLHGEARFARRREIARAGLLNEHGIILGRLGNRYLVLPGQQGVALEAPPRSGKGIGVVIPNLLNWPGSAVISDIKGENFTRTAGFRAAHGQEVHLFDPLSERERSARWNPLGYVSETPYRCIDDLQRIGTMLFPDPQAGDPFWTSSARSLFLGIALYLFETKGATRTLGEVLRQGMASDAEGFQKHWKRVIDACERAGYPLSQEAVQSLYDVIDLAPTTASSIRKTFTSRLDLWLNPMIDAATSANDFDLRELRKRPMSIYVQINPDNIARLQPLLNLFFQQAIGLQTRELPESNPQLRHQVLLMLDEFPALGRIPVIADSTAFLPGYNVRTVVIVQSHSQLVETYGVEGAKSLRKMLAARIVFPPKEYEDAEAISRELGTCTVRQKNVSRPMWGGAGREPTVSISEQPRRLLLPQEVKELGPERMILFYEGLRPVLAHRILYFRDRFFARRELPPPPVPKLRVAKSGRPVATAPAAAPDDREGATETEPGSVANATPEDAGSARTTRRAATNAADVLNGDLRLDDFSFDFDDVEIPTEKLSDEDMKRHVDEFMARILD, from the coding sequence ATGACCCTGGCGCCAGGATCTGACGGCCTGCCTAGCCCCTTCAGGATCGCGGTCGCGCTGCTGGTGGCGGCGCTGGTCGGCATGTACGTCGCCGGCCAGGCGTTCCTGATCGCGATGAACCTGCCGCACCAGCGCGCCACGCTGCTGACCCTTCACGAGTATTGGCAAGCCCATGGTGAGCGCCCGGAGGTGCGTCGTGTCCTCATTGCGTCGCTGGCCGGATCCCAAGGCCTGATGCTCGGCCTGGTCGGCTTCGCCATGCTGCCGCGTCGCCGGCCGCTGCATGGCGAGGCCCGATTCGCGAGGCGCCGCGAGATCGCGCGAGCGGGCCTCCTGAATGAGCACGGCATCATCCTCGGGCGCCTGGGCAATCGCTACCTGGTGCTTCCCGGCCAGCAGGGCGTGGCGCTCGAGGCGCCGCCGCGCAGCGGCAAGGGCATCGGTGTGGTCATCCCCAACCTGCTGAACTGGCCCGGCTCGGCCGTCATCAGCGACATCAAGGGCGAGAACTTCACGCGCACAGCCGGCTTCCGAGCGGCCCACGGGCAGGAGGTGCACCTGTTCGATCCCTTGTCTGAGCGCGAGCGCTCGGCACGCTGGAATCCGCTCGGCTATGTCTCCGAGACGCCGTACCGCTGCATCGACGATCTGCAGCGCATCGGCACGATGCTCTTTCCCGATCCGCAGGCCGGCGACCCCTTCTGGACCTCCTCGGCCCGATCCCTGTTCCTGGGCATCGCCCTCTATCTCTTCGAAACCAAGGGCGCCACGCGCACCCTGGGCGAGGTCCTGCGCCAGGGCATGGCCAGTGATGCCGAGGGCTTCCAGAAGCATTGGAAGCGTGTGATCGACGCCTGCGAGCGCGCAGGCTATCCCCTGTCGCAGGAAGCAGTGCAGAGCCTCTACGACGTGATCGACCTGGCGCCAACCACCGCCTCCAGCATCCGCAAGACCTTCACCAGCCGCCTGGATCTGTGGCTCAACCCGATGATCGATGCGGCCACCTCGGCCAACGATTTCGACCTGAGGGAACTGCGCAAGCGGCCGATGTCGATCTATGTGCAGATCAATCCCGACAACATCGCCCGGCTGCAGCCGCTCCTGAACCTGTTCTTCCAGCAGGCGATCGGCCTGCAGACGCGCGAACTGCCCGAAAGCAATCCGCAGCTTCGCCACCAGGTGCTCCTGATGCTCGACGAATTTCCGGCGCTCGGGCGCATTCCGGTGATCGCCGACTCCACGGCCTTCCTTCCCGGCTACAACGTGCGCACCGTGGTCATCGTCCAGTCCCATTCGCAGCTGGTCGAGACATACGGGGTCGAGGGCGCGAAGTCGCTTCGCAAGATGCTGGCCGCGCGCATCGTGTTCCCGCCCAAGGAGTACGAAGACGCCGAGGCCATCTCGCGCGAGCTCGGCACCTGCACGGTCCGCCAGAAGAACGTCAGCCGTCCGATGTGGGGCGGCGCGGGCAGGGAGCCGACCGTGAGCATCAGCGAACAGCCGCGCCGCCTGCTGCTGCCCCAGGAGGTCAAGGAGCTCGGGCCGGAGCGGATGATCCTGTTCTACGAAGGCCTGCGGCCGGTGCTGGCGCATCGCATCCTCTACTTTCGCGACAGGTTCTTCGCCCGACGCGAGCTACCGCCGCCGCCGGTGCCGAAGCTGCGCGTGGCCAAGTCCGGCCGCCCTGTCGCCACCGCGCCCGCCGCGGCGCCCGATGACAGGGAGGGCGCAACCGAAACGGAGCCCGGATCGGTCGCGAACGCCACGCCGGAGGACGCCGGCTCCGCGCGGACCACCAGGCGGGCCGCGACCAATGCCGCTGATGTACTGAATGGCGACCTGAGGCTGGACGACTTTTCGTTCGACTTCGACGACGTCGAGATTCCGACCGAGAAGCTCAGCGACGAGGACATGAAGCGCCACGTCGACGAGTTCATGGCGCGAATCCTCGACTGA
- a CDS encoding TraX family protein, with protein MREGFNKPHRHVPKAQMLDRVKAQTPEGTWPISNGSLEALKWVGLLLMTGDHVNKYLLAEASQTLYALGRMVMPLFGFVLMANLACAGALESGMHLRVVKRLAVFALLATPAFVRLVGWWPLNILATLLLATLIVWLLERDSWIARCSALVAFIVGGAVVEFWWPALLYCIGSWAFIRRPSGLRMLWWALATGSLAAVNGNFAAMAALLLIWGARQVEIPLPRSRWVFYAFYPLHLSLIALVLIAGKN; from the coding sequence ATGCGCGAAGGGTTCAACAAGCCGCACCGCCATGTCCCGAAAGCTCAAATGCTCGACCGAGTGAAGGCTCAGACACCAGAGGGCACCTGGCCGATCTCGAATGGCTCGCTCGAAGCCCTCAAATGGGTCGGTCTGTTGCTCATGACGGGAGATCACGTCAACAAGTACCTGCTGGCCGAAGCAAGCCAGACGCTCTACGCACTGGGCCGCATGGTGATGCCGCTGTTCGGCTTCGTGCTCATGGCAAACCTGGCATGCGCCGGTGCGCTTGAGAGCGGCATGCACCTGCGCGTCGTGAAGAGACTGGCAGTCTTTGCACTGCTAGCTACACCGGCTTTCGTTCGTTTGGTCGGCTGGTGGCCTTTGAACATCCTTGCCACCCTCTTGCTGGCAACGCTGATCGTCTGGCTGCTCGAGCGGGACAGTTGGATCGCGCGCTGCAGTGCCTTGGTCGCCTTTATCGTCGGCGGCGCGGTAGTGGAGTTCTGGTGGCCTGCGCTGCTTTACTGCATCGGCTCCTGGGCGTTCATTCGCCGGCCCAGCGGGCTGCGGATGCTGTGGTGGGCTTTGGCGACGGGGTCCCTCGCGGCGGTCAACGGCAACTTCGCGGCGATGGCCGCCCTGCTCTTGATCTGGGGCGCGCGGCAGGTAGAGATTCCGTTGCCACGCAGTCGGTGGGTCTTCTACGCTTTCTATCCACTCCATCTCTCTCTGATCGCCTTGGTGCTGATTGCCGGGAAGAATTGA
- a CDS encoding NIPSNAP family protein — translation MIYELRVYTAMPGRLPDVLARFRDHTVGIWNRLGIRQLGYWTTAVGPDSNALTYMLVWESLADREIKWGKFVVDPEWIEIRKVSEAAGPIVAKMDNSFLAPTSFSPAK, via the coding sequence ATGATTTACGAACTACGCGTCTATACCGCAATGCCTGGCCGGCTACCCGATGTTCTTGCCAGATTTCGCGATCACACGGTGGGCATCTGGAACCGGCTGGGAATCCGTCAGCTCGGATATTGGACGACCGCCGTCGGGCCCGACAGCAACGCACTTACCTACATGCTTGTATGGGAAAGCCTGGCCGATCGTGAGATCAAGTGGGGCAAGTTTGTCGTCGATCCCGAATGGATCGAGATCCGAAAGGTGAGCGAGGCAGCCGGACCCATTGTTGCGAAGATGGACAACTCGTTCTTGGCGCCAACCTCTTTCTCGCCTGCGAAATAG
- a CDS encoding LPD7 domain-containing protein — MSADHLPEDQAPNATVTAAARKDVGSVRGDAPRAGHDHARVPSAIERHYLRIGNRYFFPDRTPAFIDDGDRLRVKTENREVLHSVVAIAESRRWRVVELRGTNSFRKGMWREAALRGIESQGYEPTAAEIREVQRALRKSWLPSHETVQGPTQTLRDRDAAPVHEGTALAEANPDAGQRPLGAGPQARQRTGARPPVRGILLAAAAAPYRFDPAQRMSFYVTVRTEIGDRTIWGADLERALAESASQPRIGDPVVLAPLGTRPVNVRVAARNADGELVGEKKILAQRARWSIETSDHLRMMEQIAIHIRGGKSLSDAPRQQHPELTTAAATLKLAEQYAERVTSDRASQQRLMQLIRDRMAEALAQGRSIHLPDRGPHPARTHARQRTARSRESLSHERV; from the coding sequence ATGTCCGCAGACCATCTTCCCGAAGACCAAGCGCCGAACGCCACCGTGACCGCCGCCGCGCGGAAGGATGTCGGCTCTGTGCGGGGAGATGCGCCCCGTGCGGGACACGACCACGCCCGGGTGCCCAGTGCCATCGAACGCCACTACCTGCGCATCGGCAATCGCTACTTCTTCCCCGACCGCACGCCCGCTTTCATCGACGACGGTGACCGGCTTCGCGTGAAGACCGAAAATCGCGAGGTGCTGCACAGCGTCGTAGCGATCGCCGAATCGCGCCGCTGGCGGGTGGTCGAACTCAGGGGCACCAACTCCTTTCGCAAGGGCATGTGGCGCGAAGCCGCGCTGCGAGGCATCGAGTCACAAGGCTACGAGCCGACTGCGGCTGAAATTCGCGAGGTGCAGCGTGCACTGAGAAAAAGCTGGCTGCCGTCGCACGAAACCGTACAGGGTCCGACACAGACATTGCGGGACCGCGACGCGGCGCCCGTCCACGAAGGCACGGCGCTTGCCGAAGCCAACCCAGATGCTGGCCAACGTCCGCTCGGCGCAGGACCGCAAGCCCGCCAGCGCACAGGGGCGAGACCGCCTGTCCGCGGGATTCTCTTGGCCGCCGCCGCCGCACCGTATCGATTCGACCCGGCCCAGCGCATGTCGTTCTACGTGACGGTTCGCACAGAGATCGGGGATCGCACCATCTGGGGTGCGGACCTCGAGCGGGCGCTCGCAGAGTCGGCATCGCAACCTCGCATCGGCGACCCGGTGGTTCTCGCGCCGCTCGGCACCCGTCCGGTCAACGTCCGCGTGGCGGCACGCAATGCGGATGGTGAACTGGTCGGCGAAAAGAAAATTCTCGCGCAGCGTGCCCGGTGGAGCATTGAGACGTCCGACCACCTTCGCATGATGGAACAGATCGCCATCCACATTCGCGGGGGGAAATCGCTGTCCGATGCACCTCGGCAACAGCACCCGGAACTGACCACGGCCGCGGCGACTCTCAAGCTGGCTGAGCAGTACGCAGAGCGCGTGACCAGCGATCGAGCGTCCCAGCAGCGCCTCATGCAGCTGATTCGCGATCGGATGGCCGAGGCCCTGGCCCAAGGCCGCTCGATCCACCTTCCGGATCGCGGCCCGCACCCCGCGCGGACGCACGCACGCCAACGCACGGCACGGAGCCGCGAGAGCTTGAGCCATGAGCGTGTATAG